The Cheilinus undulatus linkage group 17, ASM1832078v1, whole genome shotgun sequence genomic sequence AGCTGTATGcagacacaggtttgtgtttaatctacagacacaggtttgtgtttaatctacagacacaggtttgtgtttaatctacagacacaggtttgtgtttaatctacagacacaggtttgtgtttaatctacagacacaggtttgtgtttaatctacagacacaggtttgtgtttaatctacagacacaggtttgtgtttaatctgcagacacaggtttgtgtttaatctacagacacaggtttgtgtttatCTCTACAGCTGTATGcagacacaggtttgtgtttaatctacagacacaggtttgtgtttaatctacagacacaggtttgtgtttaatctgcagacacaggtttgtgtttaatctgcagacacaggtttgtgtttaatctacagacacaggtttgtgtttaatctacagacacaggtttgtgtttaatctgcagacacaggtttgtgtttaatctacagacacaggtttgtgtttaatctacagacacaggtttgtgtttaatctgcagacacaggtttgtgtttaatctacagacacaggtttgtgtttaatctgcagacacaggtttgtgtttaatctacagacacaggtttgtgtttaatctacagacacaggtttgtgtttaatctacagacacaggtttgtgtttaatctgcagacacaggtttgtgtttaatctacagacacaggtttgtgtttaatctgCAGCTGTATGcagacacaggtttgtgtttaatctacagacacaggtttgtgtttatCTCTACAGCTGTATGcagacacaggtttgtgtttaatctacagacacaggtttgtgtttaatctacagacacaggtttgtgtttaatctacagacacaggtttgtgtttaatctacagacacaggtttgtgtttaatctgcagacacaggtttgtgtttaatctacagacacaggtttgtgtttaatctacagacacaggtttgtgtttaatctgCAGCTGTATGcagacacaggtttgtgtttaatctacagacacaggtttgtgtttatCTCTACAGCTGTATGcagacacaggtttgtgtttaatctacagacacaggtttgtgtttaatctacagacacaggtttgtgtttaatctacagacacaggtttgtgtttaatctacagacacaggtttgtgtttaatctacagacacaggtttgtgtttaatctacagacacaggtttgtgtttaatctacagacacaggtttgtgtttaatctacagacacaggtttgtgtttatCTCTACAGCTGTATGcagacacaggtttgtgtttaatctacagacacaggtttgtgtttaatctgcagacacaggtttgtgtttaatctacagacacaggtttgtgtttaatctgcagacacaggtttgtgtttaatctacagacacaggtttgtgtttaatctacagacacaggtttgtgtttaatctacagacacaggtttgtgtttaatctgcagacacaggtttgtgtttaatctacagacacaggtttgtgtttaatctgcagacacaggtttgtgtttaatctgCAGCTGTATGcagacacaggtttgtgtttatTCTGCAGCTGGTAATCTGCTGAGAATTTTCAGATGTGCACTCATCAGTGACATGGATGTGGGATTGGTTAGGTCAGTCTGGTTAGAGAATGCAGTGTCCACGTCTTTAATATCAAACATACACAGCAGTATCCGTGACCATTACTTAAGCTGGCTGAAAATGCTAAGAACTTAAAGGATTCTGGAGATGTAAACAGGTTTTAGCATGAAAAATCGTCTTTAGGGTGTTAATTTTATGTGTCTGTTGTTATCACAAAGCAAGACTTTTTGTTGAGTGCCTTCATGTCATATTATTTAggtctttgtgttttattgtatcatCTATATTGTCTTGTATTCTTACGTAaatttttaatgtacttttttcttgtatattCCATCATCCTGccggggactacagatggaaattcaacattttggcaaattcgcccattgccataattcctatagtcttagtaaaaggttcgttacctttagttgtccgtgcaagctatttttagatcggcgctgccgagttcggagctgctgtgccaactcaatggaagcagacggtatttttgctttccctcgtCAAACGCATCAAaaacacaatccaacaactccaaaacactctcgtggacaagttgtgacctgcacattcaccacgctcaCCACTATAGGAAGTATGGCAATGGGCCGATTTGGGTGAGTCACGAGTTTAAACACACCATGAAGCAGTTATTTAAGCTGAATCACTACAACGCTACCAAGAGTGTTGTCAGTTGTCACAAGTGTGGTGGTTAATGGCTAGAGTGAAATATGACCTTCATGGTAACAGTCCTGATCATAGAGAGAAATATAGAGATTACTATGAGCATCACTTCACCAGCTATGTTCTCTAAGATGGAAGGCCACTAGGGGTGCACCAatcgatcggccaaaatcgATATTggcgccgatttccttaattttaggagatcggcGATCGGCTGATccttgtaataataataataataataataataatatcttgaatttatatagcgcctttaaagaaacccaaggatgctttacaggaacacatatacatggacaaactatgtgaggggtaggatgagtgtaaggggtggtctagtgaagactgtaggctgtggtgaacaggtggtgcttgagacgtttttttgaaaatgtccagagatggagcgctacgaatgtctgcaggaagagtgttcctaGAGTGTAAATAAGACCGggggataagatcggtttcatatgcctctacctactaaaacgtgaaaaatgaaagactaaaggaactgatataatttgttagtttggacagcaatgctttaaacttttcatttatatttgagagaactacctcatgtgcagttaaaacaacaagtttgtattgtttcccgggtattgttcaatgttatttaataaaataagattggaccGTTGAAGGTggatgctgtcagttataaaaaaaatcgatatcggccaaaatcggaattggcaggtcaggctttttaaagatcggtgatctgccagaaaattgcaatcggcgCACCCCTAAAGGCCACgttttttctttccctttaaATTCTCCTTCTCTTAGGCTTATGGAGCCTTACCTGTATGGCTGTCGTTTGGACCAGGACATCATAGATCTGGACCAGACCATGCAGCACCTCCAGCAGGCTCTGAACTTCACAGCCCACATAGCGTTTCGTGGTGGCGTGATCCTGTTTGTCAGCCGTAGGCGTCAGTTTGTCCACCTGGTGGAGAGTACAGCTAAGGACTGCGGAGAGTACGCACACACTCGGTACTGGCAGGGCGGCCTCCTCACCAACGCCCCCATCCAGTACGGCCCAGGAGTCCGCTTACCGGACCTCGTGATCTTCCTCTCCACTCTCAACAACGTGTTCCAGCAGCACGTGGGAATCCGGGACGCTGCTAAGATGAACATCCCGACAGTGGGTGTGGTGGACTCGAACTGCAACCCCAGCCTGGTGACGTACCCGGTGCCCGGGAACGACGACACCCCAGCCGCCATGGAGCTGTACTGTCGCTTATTCAAGATGACCATCAACCGCGCCAAAGACAAGCGGAGGCAGATGCAGATACTGCAAGGCCTGTCAGCACCCTCCACAGCAAACTCATGACATgatcaatcaaaacaaaagacttCAATAGGTTAATATCAGTCCGGACTGTCTGCTGCATCACATGGTCATGcatctgtgctgtgattggtcaCCCACTGTCCTTCAAGGCTGGCGTCAATGTATATGCTACTCATTACccataaatctttgttttttcactaTGATGCGTCATCCTTGAGTGCTAAGTTGTTCAAGATAGCTGTCCAAATTAAAATCTGTCACACCCCTGATGGAGCGTTGATTTACTGTAATAGGCTGCAAGAAAATAACCTGAATATTAACAGAAagggtaaatctgtctaaaaataatgcatctgtatctattctgcctctcagctgtagaaagcagggaccccaggtttggcagagaacacactaccatgatttggtaccagatttagacaagagaacaaatgcttggactaaaagtaaagactaaactgtgaggacttttatggactaaaactgaaaaggatataaatgactaaaatgtgtctaaaactaaaatgcatttcatttaaagactaaaattaaaaatagctgccaaaattaacactggtgtggagatgggacagagctccagaaggacaaccatcactgcagtgcTCCACTCTTGTGGGCttcatggcagagtggctagaccgAGGCCTCTCTCTAGTGCAAACCaaatgaaagcccacttggagtttccaaaaaactcagaaacatgcaTTCTATATAGAGGAGTGTGTTTTTCCACATCATGTCTGATCAGTTTCAGTTACCACTGCTGGACTCCATCCAAGGTGCAGAAAAATCTCACCAAGGATtcagagaaatggaaggaacctgAGCCACATTTCGAGTGTTTTTTGcgaagggtctgaatactttcagttttttatatttaatacatttgcaaaagtttATACCGAGTGTAGATTAACGAggataaaattaattttttcagCTGTAACATCAGGCCAAAACAAAATTGAACTaagtgaaggaggtctgaatactttataAATGCACTGcacaggggcgtagctagggattttgggcccccagagaGAATACTGCACAGggcccccttaactggctagccgagcaacaaatgtgtaatttttacaaatatctatgaattttaatgtatttttgaaccataatttcctcACGTATGAGTAATATTTTTACATTGAATACATttaatttacttgcattattttgcagcactggactggattataccatttggacatttttagtGGAGAAGCAGCCCCCCACAcacagttttttatttgttctatTTGATACAAGTTTCATTCAGTTGGCTGATtgatttagtcacttttgattcaatgacaacattaattacttataaaaaataaatgaaaacacattttttactgGAGGGGCCCCTCAGTACCCCCCACCCCGTGCTACGCCCCTGGTACTGCATATCAAAAATATCTGAACTTTCAGGTTGgcattttaatgaatgaatgaatgaattcagCTACCATGTGCAGGCTGACAatggttttgtattttaactttttccccTCACAAGGCCCCTAATAAACATTTTAAcgtaatacatttttttcttttatgaaatagaataagctttagctaaatttcaataaaatattttagtgattagaccagtgatactccacatgtggctcttttgggattatttgtgtctcttttatgtcttaatttaaatattatttacccagaaaaacttttttcctactttctgcccatttttttacttttttttttactttttgccactttaatcccatttttgccctttttcaccatttttcctcccccttttaaccagtttaagctcccttttgccattaaataccattttcatcctatttttcaactttttacccatttttgccactttttttctaatattttccacctttataccaatttttgcttatttaagcacattttttgcccatttttgagactttttgcaactttttacccatttttttgccacttttatcccattttcaccattttttcttgctattttcacccatttaagctaccttttgtcgtTAAATACCAATTTTTTCCTAGTTTCGGTGCGTTTCAGCccctttttttggccattttatcccatttttgccccttttcacatatttaagctaccttttgccaataaTTACTACTCATTTCCTAATatttcgcccatttttgccactcttgactgttttttgttcactttggtcaattttcactttttgtcatatttttgccacttttggaccattttctgccacctgtaattttttttgtcacttctcacccattgttgatactatGACGCTTTTTCCtcaccattttcacccattttaacacatttttgccacctttaacttatttttattgctgcttgaagccgtttttgccacttttcaccacttagattgtggctcttgcaaaggtatttttcaacactttggctctttggtgtgGTAGGGTTGAGTAACAGTGGATCAGACCCACACTCTCAGCTGTTAAACCCATTTCTTTCACTGTTTGAGGGAGTAATGAGAGAATGAGTGAAATCCAAAGGTAAAGGACGGGGTTGGTTGTTCTAACCATAGATATCTATAGTATTGGCCATTACTATAGATATCTGTGGTTCTAACGCGCTGCATTGAGCCCTAAACGCCATTATGAGCGCTTCGCGAGACAGATGAAGTTTGGTCGCTCTCGGACTCCGTAGACACAACAAGTGTCAGTTGTAATGACGTTTTCAGCGACGACCACCAGGGAAACTGCTGCGACGGCAAAACGGTGAGTGGGAGGAGGTATATAAAAGAAATTACTGCGGTAAATAAAttcttattgatcatattttaaTCCTGAAACGCCATTTTCACTAGTCCTCGTCACTTTGCCTCATCCTGGAGACAAACGCGTTCGTTAAATGTTCGTGTTTTTGTCTTACAGTACTTCATCAGTATTTATGCTGTCGATGTTTATCCCAGCATACCTGCCTCAGGTGTTTTTTCTTGTACATGGTTATGGTTCACAGCTTTTGTCTGTCCTTCTTCCACGTGGCGTTCAACAGTTGGTGTTCAGTTTCAGTCTATTTTTGTCGTTGGAAGAATTAACGACTCCAACTCAATTTCACCTTTTAATTTTCTGTAGCCTCAGTGTTAGTAGTAATTTCTGCACCTTTGAGTCGAGACTCAGGTGAGATTAGTAAAGGGTAGCTCTGGGAACATTTGGAGTTATCCTTCAGCTCTGCTAAAACCGGACATTAGATAAACAGGAGCTCAGGTTTGAGTCTCTGAGGGGACAGAATATTAATCTAGCAGCTTATTTATGTGTTTAAGTTTCAGTCATATTCTCACAGCTGGCCTTTGGCGGGAGGAGATATTTTAAGTGTCAACATTGGGTTAAAAGTAATTTTCACGTCATAGCTACAGGAGTACACGCCTCCTGCTGTCGCCTCCTGCTGGTGGCCGCCTGTCTCTGTTGAAATGTTGATCACGTGGTTTAATAATGTGGTTGAACAactgctgttttaaaaacaaggtttaaagtcagtgttacccaaccctgctcaaccaaagagccaaactgttgaaagatatctttgcaagagccacaatccaagaggagaaagtggcaaaaatgggttaaactggcaataaGGATAAGTTAAAGAGTAAAAGGTGGTAAGACGGCAGCCAAAGAGGGGCAAAATGGGGggggtagcaaaaaatgagtgtgaatgtgaaaatgagaaaagtgactagaatgggcaaaaaacaagaaagagtggtaaaaatgggaggAAATGGTATTTAATGCTGCTTAACCCCTCAAAGCCTGCTGTATCATATTTCATACTTTTATGACACCTCTGTCTCATCAAtaggatcaataaattactaaaaacaATCTAAATACAATCTgatgaatgatttaaaaaatgccctaaagtggattatcagtttcCAAAAACACccaatgtatcaaatgagatacaaaaaatatgtatgttaaattttatggaaatattgatttttttggatttcagcagaaagtgaaaaaacatttcagttccaaaaaggagaattttctggctctaatctgtgttttcaggctttaagggatTAAATGAGTGAGAAGAGGCAACAAAGGGTAAattttaaaatagcaaaaagcaggagaaacatggtaaaaatggattaaaagtggcaaaaaaatgggacaaaaggacaaaaaaaatcaaataaaagcctaagtgtgggaaacaaactgattcatGTGACTTgaaatggataatttctgaggtcaaagtttgcTTTTTGGCTCAACTATGAAAGGAATTAATtaattgggtttttttttcagttgcatAAATGCTggctaaaaacaaacatcagataagatcattttacataaatattgGCCAGTCAGTAACAAagaaagaaccacactgaagcCAGTGGTGTGTTTTAGACTATCCTGCTAACCCAGGAAATCATCAGCACagtgacaaataaaaacaatactttgTGTGATGAgtttttgaatgcaaaatagaaTTTTCTTACAGAATATAATTTGTAGTGTTTTTGAATATGCAGTGTTCAGAATCTGGGTGTGAATGATCAATTTATTTAATCAAATGTTTAACAGGGATAGTACACTTCCTTTAACATGTTTCTGAATATGCCAGAATCAGCCAAAAAGCTGGTTTCCATCTGCAGTCCCTAACCAAATGTTCAATTTAGCTCcctgaaaaatgcagaaaaggtggagatgaaaaacaaaagagtgCCAACAACACCCTGCAAtgaaaattactcaaaatgaatatttaacacATCATCATCAGTGGGTGGGTAAGGAGCCACAGTCACAAAACACATAGAACATTTATGAAACACATAAAGCAGCGTAAGACAAAGttaaactagaatggccgtctgaggcggcagacccacgcctaagcagcgccactgaggaactcacgaaaaaccgaacgggtgcacGGCTTatcaccaaaatctaactgATTCTCCCccgtcactatcccaatattccctgaaagtttggtgaagatccaactttccATTCTctagttatcttgtacacatacaaacaaacaaacaaagatacggagcCCTtcacataaccc encodes the following:
- the mrps2 gene encoding 28S ribosomal protein S2, mitochondrial, giving the protein MRSLLTFHRSSMAARALAKGLCGLRPLRGVPVGFSCGGHQYATAASIKPPQPQVDDGTEKMFSQTLEKPDYFRVSELISLKELFDARVHLGHKKGCRHRLMEPYLYGCRLDQDIIDLDQTMQHLQQALNFTAHIAFRGGVILFVSRRRQFVHLVESTAKDCGEYAHTRYWQGGLLTNAPIQYGPGVRLPDLVIFLSTLNNVFQQHVGIRDAAKMNIPTVGVVDSNCNPSLVTYPVPGNDDTPAAMELYCRLFKMTINRAKDKRRQMQILQGLSAPSTANS